One window of the Candidatus Saccharibacteria bacterium genome contains the following:
- the atpC gene encoding ATP synthase F1 subunit epsilon: MQLQLVTLSGSKFDEDVYEVVIPTVDGEIGVFPGHEPLVTLARTGVIQVRRKRTDPLDKLEYFAVSGGIVEVNADHIKILVDEADHGEDIIEAETKAALDRALKMRDTATDQVELEKAHQLVDRHMVRLKVADLHRRHRRG; encoded by the coding sequence ATGCAGCTACAATTAGTTACTCTCTCTGGCAGCAAATTTGACGAAGATGTCTATGAGGTTGTCATCCCTACGGTGGATGGTGAGATTGGGGTGTTCCCCGGCCATGAGCCGCTGGTGACACTTGCACGCACCGGCGTCATACAAGTGCGCCGCAAGCGGACTGACCCGCTGGATAAGCTTGAATATTTTGCAGTGAGCGGCGGCATAGTAGAAGTTAACGCAGACCATATAAAGATACTTGTAGACGAAGCCGACCACGGCGAAGACATTATTGAGGCTGAAACCAAAGCCGCTCTAGACCGAGCGCTCAAGATGCGCGATACCGCCACCGACCAAGTAGAGCTAGAAAAGGCTCACCAGCTCGTAGACCGCCATATGGTACGGCTCAAAGTTGCCGACCTCCACCGCCGCCACCGCAGGGGCTAA
- the atpG gene encoding ATP synthase F1 subunit gamma has translation MASTRQLKGRIRSVKSTKQITKAMQMVAASKMRRAQDATKATSDYTRTANELLAYLSSQGATDRHPLFQKREVKGRLIIVIASDKGLAGAYNANILKAYIQALREDDASGVRNETIAVGRKASQFVTRLKDTEVCGTYTDLPDHPEGSEFYAILTTACAMFEETKVDAVDIIYTKFVSSMTQTAVVERILPAGVTKTDVTSFVRDAVYEPSSEVVLEGVARRLVGAEIFQALLDAHASEHSMRMLAMKNATDNASELADDLTLEMNKARQAAITQELAEISGGAEAMK, from the coding sequence ATGGCTAGTACTCGCCAGCTAAAGGGCCGGATTCGCTCGGTCAAAAGCACGAAGCAGATTACGAAGGCTATGCAAATGGTCGCAGCCAGCAAGATGCGCCGCGCCCAAGACGCCACCAAAGCCACCAGCGACTATACGCGCACGGCAAACGAGCTGCTGGCGTATTTGTCGAGTCAAGGTGCGACCGACCGACACCCGTTGTTTCAGAAACGGGAGGTCAAAGGCCGCCTGATAATCGTTATTGCCTCAGACAAAGGCCTAGCCGGCGCCTATAACGCCAACATTTTGAAAGCGTACATTCAGGCACTGCGCGAAGACGATGCCAGCGGCGTGCGTAATGAAACCATAGCAGTTGGGCGTAAGGCATCGCAGTTTGTGACGCGGCTAAAAGACACTGAAGTGTGCGGAACCTACACTGACCTGCCGGACCACCCAGAAGGCTCTGAGTTTTACGCTATTCTCACCACGGCATGTGCCATGTTTGAGGAAACCAAGGTTGACGCTGTCGACATTATATACACCAAATTTGTGAGTAGTATGACGCAGACAGCCGTGGTAGAACGAATTTTACCCGCTGGTGTCACGAAAACAGACGTGACTTCTTTCGTACGCGATGCGGTGTATGAGCCAAGCAGCGAGGTTGTCCTGGAGGGTGTTGCGCGCCGTCTGGTTGGAGCAGAAATATTCCAAGCACTGCTCGATGCCCACGCGAGCGAACACAGCATGCGCATGCTGGCCATGAAAAACGCAACCGATAACGCCAGCGAGCTTGCTGATGACCTGACGCTCGAAATGAACAAGGCTCGCCAAGCGGCCATAACCCAAGAATTAGCAGAAATAAGTGGAGGAGCGGAGGCGATGAAATGA
- a CDS encoding ATP-dependent helicase: MNQFANQYSQLNAAQREAVDTVYGPVLVIAGPGTGKTQLLSARVAHILEVTDALPQNILCLTFTESGAKNMRERLVSFIGQAAYDVQIGTYHAFGSTIIGRFPEYFTELRLERPVDELGKRQILMDIIENTDYRSPIKQTRHHLGDLVSTISEVKRGLLSPKDLRSVATDNIGAIKQTKQDIAALLAPFSSRMPSKLAVAEPLFRSVLEILHTNARQPAHAVQPLLNLAVQDLDAALGAALDAASTKPLTAWKNKWLVKDAENNFMLAGLLEARRIEALADVLEQYQAKLAEKGLYDFDDMILRAIDVLAENNELRFTLHEQYQFLLLDEFQDTNAAQLKLVELLTNNPSQERKPNVLAVGDDDQAIYAFQGAEASNMLDFYHMYNDVRVISLSDNYRSQTEILETAARVAGQIESRLHSQFQGVTKTLRSQNMNVPSPMITRRSFRSAVAERTAVAEQIAGLIASGTPAAHIVVLAPKHKYLEPLVPYLQNRDLAVSYEKRENVLQAPVVRELLTMSRLVLALHANDHRTADSLWPEVLSYDFWDFSTADIWQLSWRASDERKTWSELLLASREFKHAAILLLTLAGKVETESLEYALDVLIGTSDVQTHDRELPSVRSPLRDYYFKQRGENVLYETVTQLTVLRSRLREHEIGEGRVLSLGDLLGFVAAYETAEQPMLNTSPYSQANDAVQLMTVFKAKGLEFDHVFLVACDDSVWGSRASGVGNKLTLPANLAHIRHAGSTDDERLRLLYVAITRARYGLHLTSHEQTFGGRSTEAVKYFDESSDEQDARRTRILPEAQQLVEKDDSEHPSLEALTMNWQQRHYNTPAPLTELLRERLERYQLSPTHLTHFLDLKYGGPESFLLGTILRFPSAPSTDASFGTAIHETLQWAQGVMNSTGKLPTAAASSAHAAQYLARETLTPEQLTVQTERAAHALRSFLAAHGKDFAAGNVAEKSFRDEGVFSGEVHLGGKIDLLEIDKTAKKIVVVDYKTGQLGGDPSKLYRYTLQLYCYKLLVEGSHTYRGYRVETGRLVFVEPDSDGKIITKQIHFEQNETKRVQELLLAMWQHVMTLGMPDTSAYSDSLKDIHAFEQKLLEEIRG; encoded by the coding sequence GTGAACCAGTTTGCTAATCAATATAGCCAGCTCAATGCAGCGCAGCGCGAAGCAGTAGATACCGTGTATGGCCCCGTGCTCGTTATTGCAGGACCCGGGACAGGGAAAACCCAGCTGCTTAGCGCGCGCGTGGCGCACATTCTTGAGGTAACCGACGCTCTCCCGCAAAATATTCTGTGTCTCACGTTTACCGAAAGTGGAGCAAAAAATATGCGCGAGCGACTCGTTTCATTCATTGGGCAGGCGGCATACGACGTACAAATCGGTACCTACCACGCCTTTGGTAGCACTATCATAGGGCGCTTTCCGGAATACTTTACCGAGCTGCGACTGGAACGTCCGGTGGATGAGCTCGGTAAACGGCAAATTCTTATGGATATCATAGAAAACACAGACTACCGCAGCCCTATAAAACAAACTCGTCACCACCTGGGCGACCTAGTCAGTACCATCAGCGAGGTAAAGCGCGGCCTGCTTTCGCCGAAAGATTTGCGCAGTGTCGCCACAGATAACATCGGCGCTATCAAACAAACAAAACAGGATATTGCAGCGCTCCTTGCACCATTTTCGTCGCGTATGCCAAGCAAATTAGCCGTTGCCGAACCGCTCTTTCGGTCTGTACTAGAGATTCTGCATACAAACGCCCGTCAGCCCGCACACGCCGTACAACCCCTGCTAAACCTTGCTGTTCAAGATTTAGATGCAGCACTCGGGGCTGCCCTCGATGCCGCAAGCACCAAACCGCTCACGGCGTGGAAAAACAAATGGTTGGTAAAAGACGCCGAAAATAACTTTATGCTAGCTGGGCTGCTTGAGGCGAGACGAATAGAGGCATTGGCAGATGTTCTGGAACAGTATCAAGCCAAGTTAGCCGAAAAAGGTCTGTACGATTTTGACGACATGATACTGCGCGCTATTGATGTACTAGCAGAGAACAATGAACTTCGGTTCACGCTGCATGAACAGTACCAGTTTTTGCTGCTCGACGAATTTCAAGATACAAACGCCGCACAGCTCAAGCTGGTTGAACTACTCACAAACAACCCGAGCCAAGAACGCAAACCAAATGTGCTTGCAGTAGGCGACGACGACCAAGCCATTTACGCATTTCAGGGCGCCGAGGCCAGCAATATGCTGGACTTCTACCACATGTACAATGACGTCCGGGTGATATCTCTCTCTGATAATTACCGATCCCAGACGGAAATTCTGGAAACGGCCGCTCGAGTTGCCGGGCAAATTGAATCCCGCCTGCATAGTCAGTTTCAGGGCGTCACAAAAACGCTGCGTAGCCAGAATATGAATGTACCATCGCCAATGATTACGAGGCGTAGCTTCCGAAGTGCCGTTGCCGAGCGCACCGCCGTTGCAGAGCAGATTGCGGGTCTTATAGCTTCAGGAACGCCCGCGGCACATATTGTCGTACTGGCACCCAAGCATAAATACCTGGAACCACTCGTCCCGTATTTGCAAAACCGCGACCTCGCGGTGTCATACGAAAAGCGTGAAAATGTGTTGCAGGCGCCCGTTGTACGAGAGCTACTTACCATGAGTCGCCTGGTTCTGGCGCTACACGCAAACGACCATCGCACCGCCGACAGCCTGTGGCCCGAAGTGCTCAGCTACGACTTTTGGGATTTTTCTACGGCCGATATTTGGCAGTTGTCGTGGCGAGCAAGCGATGAACGGAAAACGTGGAGTGAACTGCTGCTGGCTTCGCGCGAATTCAAACATGCCGCCATCCTCCTGCTGACGCTTGCTGGCAAGGTTGAGACAGAGTCACTCGAGTACGCGCTCGATGTGCTTATAGGCACCAGCGACGTCCAAACTCACGACCGTGAACTCCCAAGCGTACGTAGCCCGCTGAGAGACTACTATTTTAAGCAACGCGGCGAAAACGTTTTATACGAAACCGTTACGCAGCTGACTGTTTTGCGCTCGCGCCTTCGGGAACACGAAATCGGGGAAGGGCGTGTGCTCAGTCTGGGCGACTTACTCGGCTTTGTAGCCGCCTATGAGACAGCCGAGCAACCAATGCTCAATACAAGCCCCTACAGCCAGGCGAACGATGCAGTGCAGCTCATGACCGTATTTAAAGCCAAAGGGCTTGAGTTTGACCATGTGTTTTTGGTTGCCTGTGATGATAGCGTCTGGGGTAGCCGCGCCAGCGGCGTGGGCAATAAACTCACCCTTCCGGCAAATCTGGCCCATATTCGGCACGCTGGTAGTACCGACGATGAACGCTTGCGTCTTCTCTACGTTGCAATAACCCGTGCTCGCTATGGGCTGCACCTCACCAGTCACGAACAAACATTCGGCGGCCGTTCTACCGAAGCAGTGAAGTATTTCGATGAAAGCAGCGACGAACAGGACGCCCGCCGCACGCGAATACTCCCGGAGGCGCAGCAGCTCGTCGAGAAGGATGATTCCGAGCACCCCAGCCTCGAAGCACTAACGATGAACTGGCAGCAACGCCACTACAATACGCCAGCACCGCTGACCGAACTCCTCCGCGAACGTTTGGAGCGTTACCAGCTGAGCCCCACGCATTTGACACATTTTCTTGACCTTAAATACGGCGGGCCAGAGAGTTTTCTGCTCGGAACAATTTTGCGTTTTCCAAGCGCACCGAGCACCGATGCAAGCTTTGGAACCGCCATACACGAGACCTTGCAGTGGGCACAGGGCGTCATGAACAGTACGGGTAAACTTCCTACCGCGGCAGCGTCAAGCGCCCACGCCGCGCAGTATCTCGCCCGTGAAACACTGACGCCAGAACAACTTACCGTCCAAACAGAGCGCGCCGCTCATGCACTCCGCAGCTTTTTGGCTGCACATGGTAAGGATTTTGCAGCAGGGAACGTTGCCGAGAAATCCTTCCGGGATGAGGGTGTTTTCAGTGGTGAAGTTCACCTGGGAGGCAAAATTGACTTGCTTGAAATAGACAAAACTGCCAAGAAAATTGTCGTTGTCGACTATAAAACCGGTCAACTCGGTGGCGACCCGAGCAAACTCTACCGCTACACTCTACAGCTATACTGCTACAAACTCCTAGTTGAGGGTTCACACACCTACAGGGGGTACAGAGTAGAAACTGGTAGACTCGTGTTCGTGGAACCAGACAGCGACGGCAAAATTATCACAAAACAAATACACTTTGAACAAAATGAAACCAAACGAGTTCAAGAACTCCTACTGGCCATGTGGCAGCACGTCATGACACTGGGCATGCCAGATACTTCGGCTTACAGTGATAGCCTAAAAGATATACATGCTTTTGAGCAAAAACTACTAGAAGAAATCAGAGGATAG
- a CDS encoding aquaporin, with protein sequence MFRKNKLAMLVSEFLGTAVLALAVLALSHSQLSYPYFIASAAGLTLVLLVVALAGISGAVFNPALTIGLWTVRKLRTLQALSYIIAQFAGAAAAWYLFVYFTKLDNAKNNGTYDARLLVAEAAGTFVFSFAVASAIYQRLSLGLKAFMVGGGLTAGAIIASLGSAGVLNPAVAFSVHQFGWGTYVLGPVLGAVVGFNLYNLLFVETEVAEAAEAKAEAAEAKVVKPAVKTVAAQRATAKKSTARKAPAKRKTTSKK encoded by the coding sequence ATGTTTCGTAAAAATAAGCTCGCGATGCTTGTGAGTGAGTTTTTGGGTACCGCTGTACTCGCGCTCGCTGTGCTAGCACTATCGCACTCTCAGCTCAGCTACCCGTATTTTATTGCGTCGGCAGCTGGTCTTACGCTTGTACTCTTGGTAGTTGCGCTTGCGGGGATTTCGGGAGCAGTATTTAACCCAGCTCTGACCATTGGACTCTGGACGGTTCGTAAACTGCGAACACTTCAGGCTCTCAGCTACATCATTGCTCAGTTTGCTGGTGCGGCAGCTGCATGGTATCTGTTCGTGTACTTTACCAAACTTGATAACGCCAAAAATAACGGCACCTATGACGCTCGTCTGCTTGTTGCAGAAGCAGCGGGTACGTTTGTATTCTCATTTGCGGTGGCTTCTGCCATTTACCAACGCTTAAGTCTTGGGCTAAAGGCTTTCATGGTCGGTGGTGGTTTAACCGCTGGTGCCATCATTGCATCGCTTGGTTCTGCAGGTGTGTTGAACCCAGCTGTTGCATTTAGCGTTCATCAGTTTGGTTGGGGTACCTATGTACTTGGACCTGTCCTTGGTGCGGTTGTTGGGTTTAACTTGTACAACCTGCTTTTTGTAGAAACCGAAGTTGCTGAGGCGGCAGAGGCCAAAGCCGAGGCTGCTGAAGCGAAAGTGGTAAAGCCAGCAGTAAAGACGGTAGCTGCACAGCGTGCTACGGCAAAGAAGTCAACTGCTCGCAAGGCTCCAGCGAAGCGCAAAACAACCTCTAAGAAGTAA
- the atpD gene encoding F0F1 ATP synthase subunit beta: protein MNGKVIQVVGVVVDVEFGGDNALPNIYDALEIKRGDETLTLEVAQHLDEHTVRAVSMQSTDGLKRGESVTATGAAISVPVGDETQGRMFNVVGDPIDSLPMPKGKRAPIHRDPPALDEQSNKTEILETGIKVIDLIAPIAKGGKVGLFGGAGVGKTVLIQELINNIAKFHSGNSVFAGVGERTREGNDLYHEMKDAGVLDKTSMVFGQMNEPPGARLRVALSGLTMAESFRDQGKDVLLFVDNIFRFTQAGSEVSALLGRLPSAVGYQPNLQQEMGALQERITSTKKGSITSIQAVYVPADDLTDPAPATTFAHLDSTIVLNRGLTEIGIYPAVDPLDSSSTILDPEIVGQEHYEVAREVQRVLQQYKELQDIIAILGMEELSDDQKQIVNRARRLQRFMAQPFFVAEKFTGNPGAFVKVEDTVRDCRDILNGKYDDKPESWFYMAGGPLSEKKD, encoded by the coding sequence ATGAATGGAAAAGTTATCCAAGTAGTCGGCGTGGTTGTCGACGTGGAGTTTGGCGGCGATAACGCTTTGCCAAACATTTATGATGCACTCGAAATCAAGCGCGGCGACGAAACGCTCACGCTAGAGGTCGCACAACACCTCGACGAACACACTGTGCGCGCAGTTTCTATGCAGAGTACCGATGGGCTGAAGCGCGGCGAGAGCGTCACTGCAACTGGCGCAGCTATTTCGGTGCCGGTCGGAGACGAAACACAGGGACGTATGTTTAACGTGGTTGGCGACCCTATAGACAGTTTGCCTATGCCGAAGGGCAAGCGCGCACCAATTCACCGTGACCCACCCGCACTTGACGAGCAAAGCAACAAGACCGAAATTCTGGAAACGGGTATCAAAGTCATCGACCTGATTGCCCCAATTGCCAAGGGTGGTAAAGTGGGCCTCTTCGGTGGTGCTGGTGTGGGCAAAACCGTGCTTATCCAGGAGCTTATCAATAACATTGCCAAATTCCACAGTGGCAACTCTGTGTTTGCCGGCGTTGGTGAGCGTACCCGCGAAGGGAACGACCTGTACCACGAAATGAAAGACGCTGGCGTGCTCGACAAAACGAGCATGGTGTTTGGTCAGATGAACGAACCACCAGGCGCACGTTTGCGTGTGGCGCTTTCCGGCCTCACTATGGCCGAAAGCTTCCGCGACCAAGGGAAAGACGTGCTGTTGTTTGTCGATAACATCTTCCGCTTTACTCAAGCTGGCTCAGAAGTGTCTGCCCTGCTTGGTCGTCTGCCAAGTGCGGTGGGCTACCAGCCAAACCTGCAACAGGAAATGGGAGCACTGCAAGAGCGTATTACGAGTACCAAGAAAGGCTCCATTACGTCTATTCAGGCAGTGTATGTCCCTGCCGACGACCTTACCGACCCCGCTCCGGCTACCACATTCGCTCACCTCGACAGCACCATTGTGCTCAACCGCGGTCTGACCGAAATCGGTATTTACCCGGCTGTCGACCCTCTGGACTCGAGTTCGACCATTCTTGACCCCGAAATTGTTGGCCAGGAGCACTACGAAGTTGCTCGTGAGGTCCAGCGCGTTCTGCAGCAGTACAAAGAGCTCCAAGATATCATCGCCATCTTAGGTATGGAAGAATTGAGCGACGACCAGAAGCAGATTGTGAACCGTGCACGTCGCCTGCAGCGCTTTATGGCGCAGCCATTCTTTGTGGCCGAGAAATTCACCGGCAACCCTGGCGCATTTGTGAAGGTAGAAGACACTGTTCGCGACTGCCGCGACATTTTGAACGGTAAGTACGACGATAAGCCCGAGAGCTGGTTCTACATGGCGGGTGGCCCATTAAGCGAGAAGAAGGACTAA
- a CDS encoding F0F1 ATP synthase subunit alpha, which produces MPDIAVSELSKGLRDAIAQLDNGENMESTGVVTRVGDGVAWVHGLRSAGYAEVLEIQTTHGVVEAFALNLMEDEIGAVLLGEDRYVVAGDAVKLKGVVLEVPVGPELLGRVVNPLGQPLDGGPAIKTKETGLVEQRAIGVMGRKGVHEPLMTGIMSIDSMFPIGRGQRELIIGDRQTGKTAIALDTMINQAKQKTGVVNIYVAVGQKLSKVARLVERLKQEGVMDQTIVVATGPSDPASLLYLAPYAGTAMGEWFRDNSKHALIIYDDLTKHAVAYRQMSLLLRRPPGREAFPGDVFYLHSRLLERSAKLSDELGAGSLTALPIIETQAGDISAYIPTNVISITDGQIFMETDLFYQGIRPAISAGLSVSRVGGAAQTKTMKSVAGGLKLGLSQFRELAAFAQFGSDLDEATKKQIERGQRLTELLKQPQYSPLSIWEQVASIFAVNEGHFDRVPREKIKDAQAALLAKLAKEHGKEMDALNTGDEKVEADSATGKLLAKIAAAAAKGFEA; this is translated from the coding sequence ATGCCAGATATTGCAGTCAGCGAATTATCAAAAGGGCTTCGCGACGCCATCGCGCAGCTCGACAATGGTGAAAATATGGAGTCAACCGGTGTTGTTACCCGCGTGGGTGACGGTGTGGCTTGGGTACATGGCCTGCGTAGCGCTGGTTATGCTGAAGTGCTCGAAATCCAGACGACCCATGGTGTAGTGGAGGCATTTGCCCTCAACCTCATGGAAGATGAAATTGGTGCGGTACTGCTCGGCGAGGACCGCTATGTCGTCGCCGGTGATGCGGTGAAGCTTAAGGGTGTCGTGCTGGAAGTGCCTGTCGGGCCAGAGCTTTTGGGCCGTGTTGTTAACCCGCTTGGTCAGCCGCTCGATGGCGGCCCGGCCATAAAAACCAAAGAAACTGGCCTCGTAGAACAACGAGCCATAGGTGTTATGGGGCGAAAAGGCGTTCATGAACCACTCATGACGGGCATCATGTCCATAGACTCAATGTTCCCAATTGGCCGCGGCCAGCGCGAACTTATCATTGGTGACCGCCAAACTGGTAAAACAGCCATTGCGCTTGACACCATGATTAACCAGGCAAAGCAGAAGACCGGCGTGGTGAATATATATGTTGCGGTCGGTCAAAAACTTTCTAAGGTTGCTCGTTTGGTAGAGCGACTGAAGCAAGAGGGCGTGATGGACCAGACGATTGTCGTTGCTACCGGCCCAAGTGACCCAGCTTCTCTGCTGTACCTCGCGCCATATGCTGGTACTGCTATGGGTGAATGGTTCCGCGACAACAGCAAGCACGCGCTCATTATTTACGATGACCTTACGAAGCACGCGGTCGCGTACCGCCAAATGTCGCTTTTGCTCCGCCGTCCACCAGGGCGCGAAGCCTTCCCGGGCGATGTTTTCTACCTGCACTCTCGCCTGCTCGAGCGTTCTGCAAAGCTCAGTGACGAGCTTGGGGCTGGTAGTCTTACTGCCCTGCCCATTATTGAAACGCAGGCTGGCGACATTTCAGCATACATACCGACAAACGTTATTTCCATTACGGACGGTCAGATTTTCATGGAAACAGACCTATTCTATCAGGGTATTCGCCCAGCGATTTCAGCTGGTCTTTCGGTGTCGCGCGTGGGTGGTGCCGCCCAAACCAAGACAATGAAATCTGTTGCTGGTGGCCTAAAGCTCGGGCTTAGCCAGTTCCGCGAACTTGCCGCCTTTGCTCAGTTTGGTAGTGACCTTGACGAGGCAACCAAAAAGCAAATTGAGCGCGGGCAGCGCCTCACCGAGCTGCTCAAGCAACCGCAGTACAGCCCGCTCAGCATTTGGGAGCAAGTTGCCTCTATTTTTGCCGTGAACGAAGGCCATTTTGACCGCGTTCCCCGCGAGAAAATCAAAGATGCTCAGGCTGCGTTGCTTGCCAAGCTCGCCAAAGAACACGGCAAAGAGATGGATGCGCTGAACACTGGTGATGAAAAGGTTGAAGCAGATAGTGCCACCGGTAAGCTGCTAGCCAAGATTGCCGCTGCCGCCGCGAAAGGATTCGAAGCGTAA
- a CDS encoding F0F1 ATP synthase subunit delta: MQGKLSRRKIAQYVAERVRSGLVPEQVMQEVAAYLVETRRVREAALVARAIEDALYEQGTAVVTVTSARPLDDELRQAVAAQVGMRDVYLREVVDPSVLGGIRLQTADASYDATLAHKLNGLRAAKV, from the coding sequence ATGCAGGGCAAACTCAGCCGGCGCAAGATTGCACAGTACGTGGCTGAACGCGTCCGCTCGGGTTTGGTACCCGAACAAGTTATGCAAGAAGTGGCTGCCTATTTGGTCGAGACGCGTCGAGTACGGGAAGCCGCACTGGTAGCGCGCGCCATAGAAGACGCCCTGTACGAACAAGGCACGGCGGTTGTCACGGTTACCTCTGCCCGCCCGCTCGACGACGAATTGCGTCAGGCTGTTGCCGCCCAAGTGGGTATGCGCGACGTGTACTTGCGTGAGGTGGTGGACCCAAGCGTATTGGGTGGTATTCGTTTGCAGACAGCTGATGCTTCGTATGATGCGACGCTTGCACATAAACTAAATGGCCTTCGCGCCGCGAAAGTATAG
- a CDS encoding F0F1 ATP synthase subunit A: protein MISPHFFASEKLNIVLPTEAIFHIGPLPITNAMLLGGFSVAVLLAIFFYTASMVKQGRTNRFVGLVQWAFEGMYKAVYDIVPDRTMARSIAPLALTIFFTVLISYWADILPGVGHSVSWHGGELLRSLPTDLNFTIALAITSMTAVQYYAIKQHGFFGNAKRYIISPLKNPIGAFEGFLELIGEFSRLIALSLRLFGNAFAGAALLAIVAGLASYAASAVLPFFMAFELFIGFIQAYVFYVLTLIFASLATASHGGSHESAHESAHTTEVAAAK from the coding sequence ATGATATCACCTCATTTTTTTGCGAGCGAAAAGCTTAATATTGTATTACCCACCGAGGCAATTTTCCATATTGGCCCGCTGCCTATTACCAACGCAATGCTGCTGGGCGGATTTAGCGTAGCCGTGCTGCTGGCAATATTTTTCTACACGGCTTCTATGGTAAAGCAAGGTCGTACGAATAGGTTTGTTGGCCTTGTGCAGTGGGCGTTCGAAGGCATGTACAAAGCCGTATACGACATAGTACCCGACCGCACCATGGCACGCAGCATTGCTCCGCTGGCACTGACCATCTTTTTCACCGTACTCATTAGTTACTGGGCAGATATCTTGCCGGGAGTTGGTCATTCGGTAAGCTGGCACGGCGGCGAGCTACTTCGTTCCCTGCCGACCGACCTCAATTTTACGATTGCTCTCGCTATAACCAGCATGACGGCGGTACAGTACTACGCTATTAAACAGCATGGGTTTTTCGGCAATGCGAAGCGCTATATTATTAGTCCGCTCAAAAACCCGATTGGGGCGTTCGAAGGCTTCCTCGAACTCATTGGTGAATTTTCGCGCTTGATTGCGCTGAGTCTTCGACTTTTCGGCAACGCCTTTGCTGGCGCTGCCCTGCTAGCCATTGTGGCCGGGCTTGCCTCTTATGCAGCTTCGGCTGTGCTGCCGTTTTTCATGGCGTTTGAGCTGTTTATTGGCTTCATTCAGGCTTACGTGTTTTATGTATTGACGCTTATTTTTGCCAGCCTAGCGACCGCGAGCCATGGTGGCTCACATGAATCTGCTCATGAATCTGCTCATACCACGGAGGTAGCTGCGGCCAAATGA
- a CDS encoding ATP synthase F0 subunit C: MENIAFALAYALPALGAAMGVGLIGKGALGAAGRNPEKIGELRTLMITAIVFADSLAIIGIIVGFLAKG; this comes from the coding sequence ATGGAAAATATCGCTTTCGCACTCGCTTACGCACTACCGGCACTCGGTGCTGCTATGGGCGTTGGTCTCATAGGTAAGGGCGCCCTTGGTGCTGCAGGCCGCAACCCAGAAAAGATTGGTGAACTACGAACCCTCATGATTACCGCTATTGTCTTCGCTGACTCACTGGCTATCATCGGTATCATAGTCGGCTTCCTCGCGAAGGGTTAA
- the atpF gene encoding F0F1 ATP synthase subunit B: MTYLFTQFASEAAEATDPVKALGIDMKLLVFQIIAFAILVWLLSKYVFPVLMKAVDDRQARIDESNAAAADAAKQAAETEEKLAKLLKQARSEATDIVATAKEEAAGLLAKTEEKSKVQAERIVAAAHESIEKDVIAAKKALHNETIELVAQATEKVVGKTVNAGVDKQLITQSIKEVEA; the protein is encoded by the coding sequence GTGACATATTTATTTACACAATTTGCGAGTGAAGCAGCCGAAGCGACCGACCCGGTAAAGGCGCTTGGGATAGACATGAAACTGCTTGTTTTCCAGATTATCGCCTTTGCGATTTTGGTCTGGCTGCTCAGTAAGTACGTTTTCCCGGTGCTCATGAAGGCGGTCGATGACCGGCAGGCTCGTATAGACGAAAGTAATGCAGCGGCAGCCGATGCAGCAAAACAAGCGGCCGAAACTGAAGAAAAACTTGCCAAGTTGCTGAAGCAAGCTCGCAGTGAGGCCACCGACATCGTCGCAACAGCCAAAGAAGAGGCGGCTGGTTTGCTCGCTAAAACTGAAGAAAAGTCGAAAGTACAGGCCGAGCGAATCGTGGCGGCAGCCCACGAGTCCATTGAAAAAGATGTGATTGCCGCCAAAAAGGCACTGCACAATGAAACCATTGAGCTAGTCGCTCAAGCCACGGAAAAAGTTGTTGGAAAAACAGTCAACGCCGGTGTCGACAAACAGCTTATCACCCAGTCTATAAAAGAGGTGGAAGCCTAA